The region GCCGGTCATCATAGAATTTGGACTTCCCGCGCACCTTAGCCACGATGCGCGGATCCACGCTTCGCTTCCCTGCAAACACAAGCTTGCTGTCGTGTTTGCGGGGGTCGAACGTCGCCTTCTTCGCGCTCACCGTCACCTCCATCGCTACGCTTCATCATCCGAATGGAGCGTATGATACCACGTTTTGCGGCCCAATTTGTCAACGAAGGTTTCTTCAACGGGGTAATCCATTCCCGTCAACACTTCACTTATAAGATTGTGCTTTCCGTCAGTTTTTGGAGGCCCGTTATTGATCTTTCGAACGCGAATGATGTGCTGTGGTCTAAATCGCCGCACCATATAAACCAGATCCAAGAGTACAAGATCCATAACCTTGGACCGGATTTCGTCCGGCAAATATGGACGGCTCATAAGCGGATCCTGGGTTTCGAACGTCTCCATCGTGTCGTCGTCCGAGATGACGACAATGCCAAATGAGAATTCAAAGACTCGATCCGTCTCGTCAATGCATAGCAGGGTCGTATGGAGCATGACCGTTTGCTGGGTCTCGACACTGCGCGCGACCGGCCGCTGGATATCGCATCCAATGCGGGGGTCGTCCGCCATGAGCACCTCTGGCTCAATATCGAATAAGGGAAAGAACATATTCTGCGCGACCACGTGTTGAGTCGGAGCCAATATAGCAGTCAATTTGACGAATTTTTTTGGAAAGATACCGCTGCTGATCGTCATTTCCGCCCCAGCGGCCGTGCTGCGCATAGCAGCTGGCCGACCGTCCATCTGATCAGGCGGGCTATTCCCATGGACGATCAATTTCTGGGGCAAATTGCCGATGATTTGGCGCGCCTGTTCCGTATCGGTCATGTCACAATTCAGGTCGAACAGGGCAATGGCACCCCTTGCCGCCTCGAGCCGGCGGAAGTGGTGTAACCAGACCGTGGCCTGATCTCAGGCTGCGCAAGACCCGGTCGATCACAGGAAACAATCCCAGGTCCGGGCAGGCACCGCTTTCCGGAGGACCGCGTGATCGACAAATTATGGGGCACCCTGGTCGCCTTGGGGGTTGTGGGACGCACCATGCTGCGAAAGCCGCCCCGGCCTGTGTCGATGCCGGAGCGGCTGGCGGCCATGCCGGCGGATGCCCCGCTCGCAGCCCCCCTGACCATCCACTGGGACGAGCACCAGATCCCCTTCATCGAGGCGCAGTCCGATCGCGACCTGGCCGTGGGCCTGGGCCTTGTCCACGCCCACCTGCGCCTGGGCCAGATCGAGATCATGCGCCGGGTCGCCCTGGGCCGGGTTGCGGAGATGATCGCCCCCTGGGCATCGAGATGGACCGCAGCCTCCGCCTGCTGGAGTTGGGCCGCGCGGTGCCGGCAATCATCGACACCCTGCCGCAGGCGACCCGCGACTGGGCCGAAGGCTTCGTCGCGGGTTACAATCATTACCTCGCCAAGGTCGCCGAACTGCCGCCCGAATTCGCCATCCTGGGCCTCGCGCGCGAGCCCTGGAGCCTGGTCGACCTGTTCACCCATGCCCGGCTGATGGCCGTGGATGCCAGTTGGGTTGCCTGGGGCCGCCTGCTGCGCGCCAGGGCGTCCATGCCCCCCGCCGCCTGGGCCGCGCTGTGGCAACGCCTGGTCGCCGGCGGGGCGGCAGCGGGGTTGAGCAACCAGCCGGCCAGCCTGACCGAGCAGGCACTGGCAGCGCTCGCCCGCGGCGGCAGCAATTCGGTCGCCGTCGCCGCGGGTCGCAGCGGCGGCGCCGGCGCCCTGATCGCCAGCGACCCGCACCTGGCCATCGGCCTGCCCAATCCGTGCCTGATCGCCGGGCTGCATTCGCCGCAGACCCAGGCCGTCGGCCTGATGATGCCCGGCATCCCGTTCATGCCGGTCGGCCGCAACCGCTGGATCGCCTGGGGCGGCACCAATCTCTATGCCCAGACCAGCGACCTGTTCGATCTCGCCGGCCTGCCCGCCGGGCAGATCTCGACCCGGCACGAGACGATCAAGGTGCGCGGCGGCGGCACCAGGACGCTGCGCCTGCGCCGCTGCCCGCTGGGGCCGATCGTCTCGGACGGCCGAATGCTGCGGCATGACCGGCCGCTGGCCCTGCGCTGGATCGGCCATCAGCCGACTGACGAACTCAGCGCCATGCTAGGCGTCGCCCGGGCGCGTAACTTTGACGAGTTCAGCCGGGCCGTCGAGGGCATCGCCGTGCCCGGCCTGAACCTGACCTTCGCCGGTGTCGACGGCCGGGTGGGCCAGTTGCTGGCCACCCACGTGCCGCGGCAGCGCCGCAGCCTCGGGCACGACCTGGTTGTGCCCTGGCGACAGCCCTGGGACCCGGCGGACCGGCTGACCAGCGCCGACCTGCCGGTGCGATGCGACCCGGCGGCGGGCTACGTCGCCTCCGCCAACGACCGGCCGCCGGCCGGCGCCGAGGGGGTGGGCCTGTTCTATGCGCCCGACGACCGGATTGCGCGCCTGCGCCTGCTGCTGGGCGGCGGGGGACCGATCACGCCGGGCGATCTGGCTGCCTTGCAGCAGGACGTCGATCATGCGCCGGCCCTGCCCCTGCGCGACCTGTTGCTGGCCGGCCTGGGCAAGGCGCCAAGGCCGGCGCCGCAACAGCGGATCGTCGCCCTGCTGGCCCAATGGGACGGTTGCTATGGCGCAGAATCGGCGGGCGCCACGGCCTTCGAATTCCTTCTGGCGCGGACCGTGTTCACCCTGTGGAAGCGATCGGCGCTCAGTCCCTACGACGCGGTTCGCCGCGCCCGCCCGCTGATCCAGGCCGACCTCGAAGCCCTGCCGCCGGAAATTCTGGCACGGGCCTTGGACAAGGCCCTGGCGCGCCTGGCACGCCGCTGGCCCCGGGATCCGCGCTGGGGCCAGGTGCACCGCCTGCGCTTGCGCCATGCCCTGGGGGCCCTGCCCCGGATCGGCAAATATTTCGGCGCGCCCGACATCCCCGCCGCCGGCTGCAACGACACCGTGAACAAGGCGGCCCACGGCCTCTCCGACAAGGCGCACTGGGCCGGCTTCGGTGCCGCCGCGCGCCATATCTCCGACCTGGGCGACCCGGATGCCAACCAGTTCCTGCTGCTGGGCGGCCAGGACGGCTGGTTCGGCAGCGCCAATTTCGCCGACCAGGTCGCACGCTGGGCCGGCGGGACCTATATCACCGTGCCGCTGCGCCTGGAGGCGGCACAGGCGGGGTTCGGGCACAAGACGACGTTCCGCCCGGCATAGCCGCCTAATGCAGCAGCGTGCTGGGCGGCGTGTCTTCCTCGTCGTCCGCCTCGATCTCGGGGCCGCCGGCCTCCAGCGTGCCGGCCAGGGGGCTGGCCTGGTGGTGGACCAGGCGCCAGTCGCCGTCTTCGCGCACGAAGACATTGGTCGCCGCCAGGGCCTGGTCGTCGATCACCTCGACCAGGATCACCATGGCGGTGGAAGGCCCCAGGATCATGGCCTGTTCGCCGCGCGGCTGGATCTTGGGCGAGGCCGGGTTGCGCAGGATGTCGGCCCAGGATTTCAGCACCATCTCGCGGTCGGTCAGCGGCGGCCAGCCGGGGTGGATGCAGGCAACCGGCGCTCGCACCGCCCACAAGGCCGCCATGGCGCGGGCATCGCGCCGGTGAAAGGCGGCATAGAAGGCGCGATTGGCCGCCAAGACTTGTGCTTCGGTCCCTTCGCTCATGACTTTACCTTTCTGCTGGCGCCAAGCCTGCGCGAAAACCGATGCAAGGGAAACAGCCCGTCGCGGTCATGGGCCGGCCCCGCAAGGCGACAGCACCAGCGGAACGTCATCGGCGACATTACCGGCCACGGTGCCGAGCGGCCGGCACTCGCCGGCAATGCACAGGAGATGATCGGGAACCATGCCCGAGCGGGCCAGCGTCAGCCGGGCCACCGGGGCCAGATGCGGATCGTACTGCCACCAGCCGTCGATCGCTGCGGCATCGGCCGGCGGGTCCATGCCGGCGCCCGAGCCGCGAACCCTGGCCCGGACCAGCTCGAGGCCGGCGGGGTCCAGGTGCCAATCCTCCTGCCATTCGATCTTTTCGATCGAATGGCGCCAGCTCAGGGTGAAATCAGCAACCTCCAGCCGGGCCATCACCGTGCCGCTGAGCAGGGCGATGCACAGGACGGCGGCCATCACGCCGACGGCAGGGTCAGGTCGATGATTTCCAGGCCGCGGGCTCCGGCCGGGCGCTGCCAGATCACCGTGTCGCCGATCGCGGCCCCGATCAGGGCCCGGCCCAGGGGCGACAGATAGTTGATCTTGCCCGCCGCCGGATCCGCCTCGTGCTCGCCGACCAGGGTCACGGCCAGTTCCTCGTCATCCTCGTCGACCGCGACCACGCGAGCACCGAAACGCGCCGTCTCGGGCGGCACGGTCAGGGCGGGAACGACGTCGGCCACCTGAATCAGGGCATCGAGGCGGGATCGCTCGTTCTCCGCCTCCATCCCCTCGGCGCCTTCCAATGCCAGCCGGCGGGCTTGTAACGCCTGAAGGCCGGATGGGGTGATGCGATGGGGCGCGACCGGCGGACGCTCGGCATCGCCCGTGGCGGTGTCGTCCTCGCGGACGAAGGCCCGGCTCATGCCCGCGCCATCGGCGGCGCGGCCCGCCGTGCCGCCATGACCTGCAGCACGATGAACACAGCCGCCAGGGCAAAGCCGATCTCGTCGGTCAGCGGGCTGGACAGGATCAGGCCCAGGGCGCCGCCGATGGCGATCGGCATCTGCCACACCGGCACACGCGTGAAGAAGTAACCGATGGCAACGCCGCCCCACAGGCCGATGGCCACCAGCGCCCGCACGCTGGCATAGGCGATGGCGACCGGGTCCGTGGTCTGCAGCAGCAGGGCGGTGTCATAGACCGCCATGAAGGGCACGACATAGCCGGCCAGGGCGATACGCGTGGCGATCCAGCCGATCTCCATATGTCCCGCCTTGGCGATCGAGGATGCCGCCAGGGCGGCGAGCGCCACCGGCGGCGTCAGGTCGGCCATGATGCCGAAATAGAAGCAGAACATGTGCGAGGCGATCGGCGGCACGCCCATCTGCAGCAGGGCGGGGGCGGCGATCGACGAGGTGATGATGTAGTTGGGGATGGTCGGCAGGCCGGTGCCCAGCACCAGGCAGGCGATCATGGTCAGCACCAGGGCGAAGAACAGGTTGCCGCCCGACAGCGCCACGATGCTGCCCGCCAGGCTCGACGCGATGCCGGTCAGGGTGGTGACGCCGATCAGCACGCCCACCAGGGCGCAGGCGACGCCCACGCCCAGGGCATTGCGCGCACCATCGGCCAGGCTGCTGAGGATCAGCGCCAAGGTCGCCCGGCCGTCGCGCAGGGCAAAGGCGGCAAGGCCCAGAACCAGAATGGCGATGCCGCCGACCGCCTCCGCCGCCACCCCCTGTTCCACCGCCCAGCCGGCCAGCAGGCCCAGGCTGATCCAGAACGCGACGCGCTGGATCATGTTGCCCAGCGCCCCCTTGGCCACCGACTGCCCCAGGATCAGGGCCACCGTGGCGAACAGGCCGATGACGCCGGCAAACAGCGGCGTGTAACCGGAAAAGAGCAAGGTGACCAGGGCCGCCAGCGGCAGCAGCAGGTACCAGCCCTTGCGCAGGGCGGCCAGCACGCTGGGGATCTCGGCCCCGCTCAAGCCCCGCAGGTTCTGCTTGCCCGCCTCCAGGTGCACCATCCAGAAGGCGGAAGCATAGTAGAGGATCGCCGGGATGATCGCCGCGGTGGCGATTTCGGCATAGGCCACCCCCAAGGTCTCGGCCATGATGAAGGCGACGGCCCCCATCACCGGCGGCATGATCTGCCCGCCCATCGACGCCGTGGCCTCCACGGCGCCGGCAAAGGCCGGGCGATAGCCGAAGCGGGTCATCAACGGGATGGTGAACTGCCCCACCGTCAGCACATTGGCGACGCCCGAGCCGTTGATCGTGCCCATCAGCCCCGAGGAGATCACCGCCACCTTGGCCGGCCCGCCCTTGGCCCGCCCGACCAGGCCCATGGAGACGTCGTTGAACAGCTTGATCATGCCGGCATGTTCGAGGAAGGCACCGAACAGCACGAACAGGAAGATATAGGTCGCCGACACGAAGGTCGGCGTGCCGTAGATGCCTTCGGTGCCCAGGTAGAGCTGATCGACCACCTGCTCGAAGGTGAAGCCGCGATGGGCGAGGCCGAAGGGCAGGTGCGGGCCCAGCAGGGCATAGGGGATGAACACGCCGCACATGATCGGCAGGGCCAGCCCCATGATCCGCCGCGAGGCCTCGAAGATCAGCACGAGGGTCAGGCAGCCGGCGACGATGTCGGCCGGGATCGGATCGCCCGAGCGGATGATCAGGTCATGCTCGAACACCAGGTGATAGAACCCCAGGGCGAAGCCCAGGATGCCGAAACCCCAGTCGTACCACGGCACCTTGCGCTCGCCGCCGGCCTGCGGCGTCCAGCCGAACAGCAGGAACACCAGCAGCAGCAGGAAGCCGACATGGATGGAACGCAGGGCGAGGCTGGAGATCGGGCTGAGCGCCGCGGTCCAGATCTGGAACAAGGAGAAGGCGACACCGATGGCAGCCGCCGCCAGTGCCGCCTTCCCCCGAGCGTGCCGTGCCCCGCTGCCGGGTTCTCGCGATCGACGATGTGGAGGTCGCCGCCGCCCTTATCCCGTTCAGCCGATGCCTCGGTCACGCGAACCCCTTCTCCTTGAAGAACTTCAGGGCGCCCGGATGCAGCGGCAGCGGGCCCTTGGCGGCATTGGCGTCGAGCTTGATGCCCTTGGCCGCGGCATGGGCGGCCGCCAGCATCTCAAGGTTGCCGTAGAGCGCCGAGGTCATGCCGTAGGCGAGGTCTTCCGAGACGCCGTCGTGGCTCACCAGCAGGTTCTGGATCGACGCCGTGGGCACGGCCGCGTCCTGCCCGGTATAGGTGCCGGCCGGAATCTCCGCCGCCTGATAGGCCGGGTCACCGACCTTGGCCACGATATCGGCCGGCACCGGCACCACCACGATCGCGATCGAGGCGGCAAGATCCTTGATCGAGCCGACACC is a window of Oleomonas cavernae DNA encoding:
- a CDS encoding nuclear transport factor 2 family protein, with the protein product MSEGTEAQVLAANRAFYAAFHRRDARAMAALWAVRAPVACIHPGWPPLTDREMVLKSWADILRNPASPKIQPRGEQAMILGPSTAMVILVEVIDDQALAATNVFVREDGDWRLVHHQASPLAGTLEAGGPEIEADDEEDTPPSTLLH
- a CDS encoding DUF1850 domain-containing protein, with product MAAVLCIALLSGTVMARLEVADFTLSWRHSIEKIEWQEDWHLDPAGLELVRARVRGSGAGMDPPADAAAIDGWWQYDPHLAPVARLTLARSGMVPDHLLCIAGECRPLGTVAGNVADDVPLVLSPCGAGP
- a CDS encoding GreA/GreB family elongation factor, with translation MSRAFVREDDTATGDAERPPVAPHRITPSGLQALQARRLALEGAEGMEAENERSRLDALIQVADVVPALTVPPETARFGARVVAVDEDDEELAVTLVGEHEADPAAGKINYLSPLGRALIGAAIGDTVIWQRPAGARGLEIIDLTLPSA
- a CDS encoding TRAP transporter permease; translation: MAAAAIGVAFSLFQIWTAALSPISSLALRSIHVGFLLLLVFLLFGWTPQAGGERKVPWYDWGFGILGFALGFYHLVFEHDLIIRSGDPIPADIVAGCLTLVLIFEASRRIMGLALPIMCGVFIPYALLGPHLPFGLAHRGFTFEQVVDQLYLGTEGIYGTPTFVSATYIFLFVLFGAFLEHAGMIKLFNDVSMGLVGRAKGGPAKVAVISSGLMGTINGSGVANVLTVGQFTIPLMTRFGYRPAFAGAVEATASMGGQIMPPVMGAVAFIMAETLGVAYAEIATAAIIPAILYYASAFWMVHLEAGKQNLRGLSGAEIPSVLAALRKGWYLLLPLAALVTLLFSGYTPLFAGVIGLFATVALILGQSVAKGALGNMIQRVAFWISLGLLAGWAVEQGVAAEAVGGIAILVLGLAAFALRDGRATLALILSSLADGARNALGVGVACALVGVLIGVTTLTGIASSLAGSIVALSGGNLFFALVLTMIACLVLGTGLPTIPNYIITSSIAAPALLQMGVPPIASHMFCFYFGIMADLTPPVALAALAASSIAKAGHMEIGWIATRIALAGYVVPFMAVYDTALLLQTTDPVAIAYASVRALVAIGLWGGVAIGYFFTRVPVWQMPIAIGGALGLILSSPLTDEIGFALAAVFIVLQVMAARRAAPPMARA